GTGATTAAAAATGGCTCTCCCACTGGAGCCTGCCTGTCCCCTTGTGCCCCAGCTGAGCAGGATCCCCAGCTGGAAAGCTGGTGAAGATAAAGCATTCCTAGATTTATTTTTGCTTCCATGCTGCAAGAGCACAATAATTAGCCACGACCCAGCAATGAGCCCCCAGCCTGCCTTCTGAAGGCCCTCTGCCTGGTGTCTATAGTAATGTCTGCTTCcttttggttttagtttttCCAGATTTGCTCAAAATTATCCCTGCCAGCATCCACGTCAGTGTCATCCTCTTCTGCACAGTCCTGATGGTCTTTGCTCTGGTGGGAGCAGGGTTCTTCATGTTCAATGCCTTTGGCAGCCCTTATGAAACGCTGCATGGCCCTGTGGGGTTGTACCTCTGGAGCTTCATTGCCTGTGAGTACCTCATGCACACCCCTGGCCCACCAAGCTGctggctgactgcaggggggttggacttggtcatctctggaggtgccttccaacctctgaggcTGTGTGGTTCTGCCTGTGGGGTTATCAGTGTAGGAGAGCACCCCAAGGGCTGTGGCCACACTGACTCCAAACTGGCAAAATAAAGCTAGATAGAAAGGCAGAGGATTTGCTCTATCAAAACATGACTAAATGCTCTGTGAGGGTGGGTGGTGGGAGGAGGTACAAGCAGCCCTAGTGCCCCCAGCCCTTTGCTGGAAGCTGGCAGGAAAAGGAAATGGTGCCCACAAAgccaaagaacctggagctggGATTACATCATGGGCatagagctgggagctgcacctgagcatagaggcagtggggagggggaatgAAAGTGACCCAAAAGAAGTCAGTGAGGGGAGTGCTCCTGTTCCTCATGGTGTCCAGCTGTGTCACTGAGGTCACTTACACCAGCAGTCCTCCTCAAGAAAGGAAAGAGCTgaaaagcagggagggaggcagcaacagcagcttgcTGTCAAAGTGCTCTCTGAAAGCACCATTCCTGTTCCTGTGCCATGAGGGGTTCAAGCCCATCCTCTGTGTCACTGGCCTGGCCAGCAAGAAGGTTTGCCATCACTTTACAATGTATTACCTATTACAGGCACTATTTAATAAAGGAATTGAGAACATATTCATCTTTAAGCACACAGAGAGCTCAGTAAAGTTCAGTGAGACAATGAGCAGCTTACAGCTGAAAAGGAGCACAGGCACTGGGCTGGGTCGGGCACTAAAGCAGCCCTGCCAAGTATGACTGCTCCTAAGCCAAGTGCAATCATAAAGTTCACCCATCTGAGCAGCCCTTGGCTTGGGCTCCAAAAAGAGCCCTGCTACAGTGACCATAACACCATCAGCATGGCTTTTGGTGGTGCTGTGGGCTTGCTGTAAGGATGAGGTgatgagggaggttgtggatgcccctcccTGCAATcattcagggccaggttggatgaagccttgagcacccccgtggcagggggttggaactagatgacctttaaggtcccttccaactcaaaccattctatgaacatgttgaggtgcttgagtatggccagagaagggcagcaaggctggtaggggcctggagcacagccctgtgaggagaggctgagggagctgggggtgtgcagcctgcagcagaggaggctcagggcagagctcattgctgtctacaactacctgaagggaggttgtagccaggtggggttgggctctttctGCCAGGcccccaaggacaggacaaagggacacagtctcaagctgtgccagggcaggctcaggttggacgttaggaggaagttcttcacagcaagagtgattggcattggaatgggctgcccagggaggtagtggggtcaccatccctggaggtgtttgaaatgagtttggatggggcacttagtgccaggccttagttaatgagaagggttaggtgctaggttggactcgatgatctcagaggtcttttccaacctggttaattctgtgtgactCTCCCGCTCCTTTGCAGGCTCCTGCGGTTGCCTCATCATGATTCTCTTCTCCTCAGAGGTGAAGATCCACCACCTCTCAGAGAAGATTGCAAATTTCAAAGAGGGAAGCTTCACCTTCAAGACTCAGAGCGAGCAGTTTGCAGACTCCTTCTGGATCATCCTGGTCTGCTCCCTGGTGCACTTCCTGAACGCCCTGCTGATTCGCTTTGCCGGCTTCCAGTTTCCCTTCTCCAAACCTAAAGACTCAGGGACAGCCACTGGGGCAGCTGACCTCATGTATTAGAACAGCATCACTGGAGAATGCTTCAAGGGAAGAGGTTCACCACCACTACACTCAACAGCCACCAGACGTAGTAACTTGTATGTGATTAGCTCTGAAGAAGTCGAAGTGCAGGTTTCAGACACCCCTCAGTGTGGCACAGGCAGTAAGCAGAAGCAGACACACAGTTTAGTGGTGTCTAGGTTCAAACACCCTCTGCCCCTCAGGCTAAGAACTTGTGGGGATATTTGCCTTTTCTCCTAGTAAGTTATTTGACAGGCATCTGGTGTGAAGGAACCCAAGAATTAGAACAGCTTCAAAACGGCTCTggaaagtaaaacaaaacaggTAGCAAcgaccagcagcagcttcagccacCAACCCTTGTGCAGGGGAGGTTACTACCTCGGGGCAGTGGAGAAGAACACCCAGCAGACCTCGAACATCCTGGGCTTTGCTTCtaacacccctcaggctccagCTCAGAAGGAGcccaacactgcagcaggcGCTGGCAGGACAAACCTCAAACACCtaaagccaccagcagcacttcAACCTGGCACCACACACACAGCATCACTTCAGCCTGGCACCACACACACAGCATCACTTCAGCCTGGCACCACACACACAGCAACACTTCAACCTGgcaccacacacacagcagcaccactgctgtGCATAAAGCTCTCTTCTGGGCTTTTTAGTCTTAACAAACCAAACGTTGACCCAAAGCCCTCATTTCCCTGTGAGGTGACTGTAACTggggacttggcatttcaggttcaaagcaggacactgaggagatcaaacagcctcctgctgcttgcccaagggagcagcctggcttggtgctgctgaagaacccctctgcatgtgagaaccctctccatgatcctagaggtcttttccaaccttggctaattctgtgattctgtaaagccAGAAGGGACAAACATCAGCCCTCACAGCCTTAAGCTCTGCAGGTAGGCTCAAGCAGCCATAACACTCACCCCAAGCACAGCCCAGCAAGCCCACTTACAGAAAGATCTGAAGAGCATCACGACACCAGACACTGCCTCCACGAGTGCCTTGGAAATGAGGAGCTCCTTGCAGGACATGGACAACACAGAGCAAACTtgagaggagaagcagagaagggcagctacTGCCCCAGACACCCATTTATCTGCAGGGCTGCCCTTTATCTGCACCCATGAATCTGCAGAGCAACCAACCCCACCCACAACCTGTCACAACCCAGCCCACCTGGTACCAatcacagcctgcccaggcagcacccATCAGGTCACCCTGGGGGGGAATCAGGTACCTGTAAGTtcgaggaagaggaggctgagggagccctcattgcttaaacacctcattaggtgtttaaggccaggctggctgaggctgtgtgcagcctgctctagggtagggtgtccctgggcatggcaggggggctggaactggctgctccttgttgtcccatccagccccgactgattctatgattctgtgctgtctcacaattacctgaagggacattgtggagaggctgctgctgggctcttctcacaggtatctggagaca
The sequence above is a segment of the Pogoniulus pusillus isolate bPogPus1 chromosome 26, bPogPus1.pri, whole genome shotgun sequence genome. Coding sequences within it:
- the CLRN1 gene encoding clarin-1, which translates into the protein MPAQQKKIIFCVAGVLSLACALGTAAAIGTPLWVKGTILCKTGALLVNASGQELHKFVGDIQYGLFRGQRVRQCGLGGRPLQFSFFPDLLKIIPASIHVSVILFCTVLMVFALVGAGFFMFNAFGSPYETLHGPVGLYLWSFIACSCGCLIMILFSSEVKIHHLSEKIANFKEGSFTFKTQSEQFADSFWIILVCSLVHFLNALLIRFAGFQFPFSKPKDSGTATGAADLMY